A single region of the Lentisphaera araneosa HTCC2155 genome encodes:
- the ltrA gene encoding group II intron reverse transcriptase/maturase encodes MTKHTWEHLGRTEEIRAWASTSVWTDQMLGTLETRVEGKKWYSLIDKVAREVNLIEAWESVRANGGSHGVDMVSLDRYESELEHNTKQLMKQLQAGTYLPQCVRRVEIPKADGKTRALGIPTVRDRVVQTALKNVIEPIYDVDFSTQSFGFRPQRGCKDALRRVHHLLTQGQLYVIDADIQSYFDMIPHDKLMERVKEKISDGKTLDLIEAFLKAGIFDGIKEWDPEKGTPQGGVISPLLANIYLNEFDHRMTAAGFEIVRYADDFLVMCNNAKSAKRGLRKIKRWMKAHGLNLHPDKTRIADMNQQDEYFEFLGYHFERSKRTGRINRWPRKQSMAKMKDTVRKHTRRCNWQSVEEIIKGLRPSLKGWYEYFKHSNRWAMLEVDAFFRRRLRSIIAKYNRKKGSHRFIDNRKYTKKYFAELGFFSLEEAWLLESQSLRSKH; translated from the coding sequence ATGACTAAACATACATGGGAGCACTTAGGGCGCACCGAAGAAATTCGTGCGTGGGCCTCGACTTCAGTCTGGACAGATCAGATGCTGGGAACTCTTGAAACAAGAGTTGAAGGTAAGAAATGGTATAGCTTAATAGATAAAGTAGCGCGAGAAGTAAACCTTATAGAAGCTTGGGAATCTGTTCGTGCAAACGGCGGGAGTCACGGGGTGGATATGGTGAGCTTGGATCGTTACGAATCAGAGCTAGAGCACAATACAAAGCAATTGATGAAGCAACTGCAGGCAGGGACTTACCTACCACAATGCGTTCGCAGGGTAGAGATCCCAAAAGCAGATGGTAAAACGCGTGCTTTGGGAATACCGACCGTGCGCGATAGAGTTGTTCAGACTGCGCTCAAGAATGTTATTGAACCGATATATGATGTGGATTTTTCTACACAAAGTTTTGGTTTTCGTCCGCAACGTGGATGTAAAGATGCGCTTCGGCGTGTTCATCATCTACTTACGCAGGGACAGCTCTACGTCATTGATGCGGATATTCAAAGTTACTTTGATATGATACCGCACGACAAACTCATGGAACGAGTCAAAGAGAAAATAAGCGATGGCAAGACCCTAGATCTTATAGAAGCTTTCCTCAAAGCAGGAATATTTGATGGGATCAAGGAGTGGGATCCCGAGAAAGGGACTCCGCAAGGAGGCGTAATTAGCCCACTACTTGCCAATATTTACCTCAATGAATTCGACCACAGGATGACAGCGGCTGGCTTTGAAATCGTAAGGTATGCGGATGACTTTCTGGTGATGTGTAATAATGCGAAATCGGCTAAGCGGGGCTTGCGCAAAATCAAGCGTTGGATGAAGGCTCATGGTCTGAACCTCCATCCCGATAAAACCCGAATTGCCGACATGAATCAGCAGGATGAGTACTTTGAATTTCTAGGTTATCACTTTGAGCGCTCGAAAAGAACGGGCAGGATAAATAGGTGGCCAAGAAAACAGAGTATGGCTAAAATGAAAGACACTGTGCGAAAGCATACGAGGCGTTGTAACTGGCAATCGGTAGAAGAAATCATTAAAGGTCTCAGGCCTAGTCTCAAAGGTTGGTATGAGTACTTCAAACACTCAAATCGTTGGGCTATGCTCGAAGTTGATGCTTTCTTTCGTCGAAGGTTACGAAGTATTATCGCTAAGTACAATCGTAAGAAAGGTTCACATCGCTTTATAGATAACAGGAAATATACCAAGAAATACTTTGCAGAGCTAGGGTTCTTTTCACTGGAAGAGGCTTGGCTATTGGAATCTCAGTCTCTTCGGAGTAAGCATTGA
- a CDS encoding DNA topoisomerase IV subunit A, translated as MDTDDTADIIKPNPEQYDPLAAKIGFSPFATHLNRMMTGNFIDYASYVIKDRAIPDVDDGLKPVQRRILHTLFKADDGKFHKVANIVGACMAYHPHGDSSIYGALVTVANKEYFIEKQGNFGNILTGDNASAARYIECRLSPLARETLFNTETTEFVDSYDGRNKEPVCLPAKVPALLMMGTEGIAVGMATRILPHNFNELLKAQIKILRGQRFEIYPDFLCGGIMDISQYDFGRGKVTVRAKIDILNNKTLVIKQVAPGTTTESLMSSIEEAAKNGKIKIASIQDYTAEHVEIEINLPRGVQADWALNALYAFTQCEVSLSPNITVIQRGRPKEIHVGEVLHHNTQTLVNILRWELLNEQNKLNEKYHDRTLERIFIEERIYKKIEECTSQSEVFEAVRSGLKPFLDQLRRDVSDEDIERLLRIPIRRISLFDINKNNKELEEILKALKEVAYNLEHLKDYTINFIKNLISKYGKQYPRLTEIKSIEKVDAKEIAVANVKLGYDKVGGYIGTQINNGNHIKCTEFDRIIILTKDGKFKVTNISDKLFVGRFTEIFVVDKEQIYSVIYTDKKSGISYHKRCMIKKFILDKEYLLFPKGNKLELIDTNYGIVLDCHLEDTSRSKGVTAELIFDDVPIRSATAKGFKTASRPITKFLKKKRGSESKTQIEEEQKQDEEEQAEDEAKNKNTWKAPKINFTQDEVDDAAAENAKAKAAELEELEAKRLATSAKFANSAKTEAPSEPIDEQSTEEKLAEEVETETPEETEAEETPQKTESVEEEPKANTDVMGDAPTPFKRKIDPDSTFTLEP; from the coding sequence ATGGATACTGACGACACAGCTGACATCATCAAGCCAAACCCGGAACAATACGACCCCCTCGCGGCAAAAATTGGCTTCAGTCCCTTTGCAACTCATTTGAATCGTATGATGACCGGGAACTTCATTGATTATGCTTCTTATGTAATTAAAGATCGCGCCATCCCCGATGTGGATGACGGCCTCAAGCCCGTGCAACGCCGTATCCTTCATACTCTCTTTAAGGCCGATGATGGTAAATTTCACAAAGTTGCCAATATCGTTGGTGCTTGTATGGCTTATCACCCCCACGGTGACAGCTCTATATATGGCGCCCTAGTCACGGTAGCTAACAAAGAATATTTTATTGAGAAACAAGGTAACTTCGGTAATATTCTTACAGGTGACAATGCATCCGCTGCACGTTATATCGAATGTCGACTCTCTCCGCTCGCGAGAGAAACCCTCTTTAACACCGAGACGACTGAATTTGTCGATAGCTATGACGGCAGGAACAAAGAGCCGGTCTGCCTCCCCGCAAAAGTCCCTGCATTACTGATGATGGGTACCGAGGGTATTGCCGTTGGTATGGCGACGCGTATCCTTCCTCACAATTTCAACGAATTGCTCAAAGCGCAAATAAAGATCCTTCGTGGACAACGTTTCGAAATTTATCCCGACTTTCTCTGTGGCGGAATTATGGATATCTCGCAATACGATTTTGGTCGTGGCAAAGTGACTGTTCGCGCCAAAATTGACATTCTGAATAATAAAACCTTAGTGATCAAACAAGTTGCTCCAGGCACCACAACTGAATCACTGATGTCCTCGATTGAAGAAGCCGCCAAAAATGGCAAGATCAAGATCGCTTCTATACAGGACTACACTGCAGAACACGTTGAAATTGAGATCAACCTCCCTCGTGGTGTTCAAGCCGACTGGGCTCTCAATGCCCTCTACGCTTTCACACAATGCGAAGTCAGCCTCAGTCCTAATATCACAGTCATTCAAAGGGGTCGCCCCAAAGAAATTCATGTTGGTGAAGTTTTACATCACAATACCCAAACTCTCGTCAATATACTGCGTTGGGAGTTGCTCAATGAACAGAACAAGCTCAACGAAAAATATCACGACCGCACACTCGAGCGTATTTTTATCGAAGAACGCATCTACAAAAAAATCGAAGAATGTACTAGCCAGTCCGAGGTTTTTGAAGCCGTACGAAGTGGCTTAAAGCCCTTCCTTGACCAACTGCGCCGCGATGTATCTGACGAAGATATCGAACGCCTCTTACGAATCCCCATTCGCCGTATTTCTCTTTTCGATATCAATAAAAATAATAAAGAACTCGAAGAAATCTTAAAGGCCCTCAAAGAAGTGGCTTACAACCTTGAGCACCTCAAGGATTACACCATCAACTTTATCAAAAATTTAATCTCAAAATACGGTAAGCAATACCCTCGCCTCACAGAGATCAAGAGTATCGAAAAAGTTGATGCCAAAGAAATTGCAGTTGCCAATGTAAAACTTGGCTATGATAAAGTCGGTGGCTACATCGGAACTCAAATCAATAATGGTAATCATATCAAATGTACTGAATTTGATCGCATCATCATTCTCACGAAAGATGGTAAATTCAAAGTTACCAACATTTCTGATAAACTCTTTGTTGGTCGCTTCACCGAAATATTTGTCGTTGATAAGGAACAGATCTACTCAGTTATTTATACTGATAAGAAGAGTGGCATCTCCTACCACAAGCGTTGCATGATCAAGAAATTCATCCTCGATAAAGAATATTTACTTTTCCCAAAAGGCAATAAACTCGAACTCATCGACACCAATTATGGCATTGTACTCGACTGCCATTTAGAAGATACGTCACGCTCCAAAGGGGTTACTGCAGAACTCATTTTTGATGATGTTCCGATCCGTTCTGCCACTGCAAAAGGCTTTAAAACTGCCTCGCGTCCCATCACTAAATTCCTCAAGAAAAAACGTGGATCTGAAAGCAAGACGCAAATCGAAGAAGAGCAAAAGCAAGACGAAGAAGAACAAGCTGAAGATGAAGCTAAAAACAAGAATACTTGGAAGGCTCCAAAAATTAATTTCACTCAAGATGAAGTTGACGACGCTGCTGCGGAAAACGCAAAAGCTAAAGCGGCTGAACTTGAAGAACTGGAAGCGAAACGCCTTGCGACTAGCGCAAAGTTTGCGAACTCCGCAAAAACCGAAGCACCTAGTGAGCCCATAGATGAACAGAGTACTGAAGAAAAGCTTGCAGAAGAGGTCGAAACAGAAACTCCGGAAGAAACGGAAGCTGAAGAAACTCCTCAGAAAACCGAATCAGTAGAAGAAGAACCTAAAGCCAACACCGATGTCATGGGCGATGCACCGACTCCTTTTAAGCGTAAAATTGACCCCGATTCAACCTTCACTCTGGAACCTTAA
- a CDS encoding toprim domain-containing protein, producing MAEKKAPAEYDEKQIQTLDPLEHIRKRPGMYIGRLGNGSNQNDGIYVLLKEVLDNCIDEFIMNHGNKIDLKIDTEAGTFYTRDYGRGIPLGAVVDCVSKMNTGGKYDGNAFEFSVGLNGVGTKAVNALSAHFRVKSFRDGKFKEACFEEGVLVSENDGKTDEENGTEVEFSPSREIFPKYKIDLGFIDRRMWGYAYLNRGLSLYLNGQKFYSRNGLRDFIEKEINDEKLYDIIYHRDDRLEFGFCHTGNYGENYYSYVNGQYTNDGGTHQQAFREGILKGVNDYAGKNFDGSDVRDGLFGAVAVKVKEPIFESQTKNKLGNTEIRSEVVNKVKAFVTDFLHKNKNVADRLLEKVTLNEKMRKNITDLKKLAKDKQKKVSFKIPKLRDCKHHLNDKSTLGEESMIFITEGDSATGSMISCRDVLTQALFPLRGKPKNSHNMKREFVYKNEELYFMMKAINIEDSLDDLRYAKVIIATDADQDGLHIRNLLLTYFLTFFEGLVTNGHLYILETPIYRVRNKKETVYCYDEEEKDEAVAKLGRGHEITRFKGLGEISPNEFGQFIGEDMRIIQVNIEKMSDIPHVLDFFMGSNTGDRKQFIMDNLA from the coding sequence ATATTGGGCGCCTCGGCAACGGCAGTAACCAAAACGACGGCATTTACGTTCTTCTCAAAGAAGTCCTCGATAACTGTATCGACGAATTCATCATGAACCATGGCAACAAAATCGACCTTAAGATTGATACTGAGGCCGGAACTTTTTATACACGTGACTATGGACGAGGTATCCCCCTCGGCGCTGTCGTTGATTGTGTCTCCAAAATGAATACTGGCGGCAAATATGATGGCAATGCCTTCGAATTCTCAGTCGGTCTAAATGGTGTCGGCACAAAAGCCGTCAACGCCTTATCTGCTCATTTTCGAGTCAAGTCTTTCCGCGATGGCAAATTCAAAGAAGCTTGTTTTGAAGAAGGTGTACTCGTAAGTGAAAACGATGGTAAAACTGACGAAGAAAACGGTACCGAAGTCGAATTTTCTCCCTCACGCGAAATTTTCCCTAAGTACAAAATTGATCTCGGCTTTATCGATAGACGTATGTGGGGTTATGCTTACCTCAACCGTGGGCTTAGCCTTTATCTCAACGGCCAAAAATTTTATTCGCGCAATGGCCTGCGCGATTTCATTGAAAAAGAAATCAATGATGAAAAGCTCTACGATATTATTTATCATCGCGATGACCGCTTAGAATTTGGTTTCTGTCACACGGGCAACTACGGCGAAAATTATTACTCCTACGTTAATGGCCAGTACACGAATGATGGCGGCACTCACCAGCAAGCTTTCCGTGAAGGCATCCTCAAAGGCGTCAATGATTATGCTGGGAAAAATTTCGATGGCTCTGATGTACGGGATGGCCTCTTTGGTGCCGTTGCCGTCAAAGTAAAAGAACCCATTTTCGAATCACAAACCAAGAATAAATTAGGCAACACTGAGATCCGTAGTGAGGTTGTGAACAAAGTAAAAGCTTTTGTCACTGATTTCTTGCACAAGAATAAAAATGTTGCCGATCGCCTCTTAGAGAAAGTCACTCTCAATGAGAAGATGCGTAAAAACATCACTGATCTCAAGAAACTCGCTAAAGACAAGCAAAAAAAGGTTTCTTTCAAAATACCGAAATTGCGTGACTGCAAACATCACCTTAACGACAAGTCGACTCTTGGTGAAGAGTCAATGATTTTTATCACTGAGGGTGATTCAGCAACTGGCTCGATGATTTCTTGCCGCGACGTTTTAACTCAAGCACTTTTCCCACTTCGAGGTAAGCCGAAGAATAGTCATAATATGAAGCGAGAATTCGTTTACAAAAACGAAGAACTCTACTTCATGATGAAGGCGATCAATATTGAAGATAGCCTCGACGACTTACGCTATGCCAAAGTTATCATTGCAACGGATGCCGACCAAGATGGTCTTCACATTCGTAATTTACTGCTCACTTATTTTCTCACCTTCTTCGAAGGCCTCGTCACCAACGGCCACCTGTACATACTCGAAACGCCGATTTACCGAGTGCGAAATAAAAAAGAAACGGTTTATTGCTATGACGAAGAAGAAAAAGACGAAGCCGTAGCCAAGCTGGGACGTGGTCATGAGATCACTCGATTCAAAGGTCTCGGGGAAATTTCACCAAACGAATTCGGCCAATTCATTGGTGAGGACATGCGCATCATTCAGGTCAATATTGAAAAAATGAGCGACATCCCCCATGTCCTCGATTTCTTCATGGGCAGTAATACGGGTGATCGCAAACAATTTATTATGGATAACTTGGCTTAA